A genomic stretch from Desulfosoma sp. includes:
- a CDS encoding DUF5320 domain-containing protein, protein MPARDGTGPWGAGPMTGRGLGWCAAPRGVGRRTYGGCFGLGRGWWGRGPGRGWGWRRGFWPGDYGPGGGWAVPRSWSREEQLQWLKNYTANLENALEEARRQIEELEKKEA, encoded by the coding sequence GACCCTGGGGTGCAGGACCCATGACAGGGAGAGGTTTGGGTTGGTGTGCTGCGCCTAGAGGAGTGGGACGACGAACCTACGGCGGTTGTTTTGGCTTAGGACGAGGCTGGTGGGGCCGCGGTCCAGGGCGCGGATGGGGTTGGCGGCGAGGTTTTTGGCCAGGCGACTATGGACCGGGAGGGGGCTGGGCGGTTCCCAGGTCATGGAGCCGTGAGGAACAGCTTCAGTGGCTCAAAAACTATACAGCCAACCTCGAAAACGCCTTGGAGGAGGCACGAAGGCAAATCGAGGAACTGGAAAAAAAAGAAGCCTAA